A genomic region of Clavibacter michiganensis subsp. insidiosus contains the following coding sequences:
- a CDS encoding LysR family transcriptional regulator codes for MKISHQRHFVVAAEVLHLPKAADQLGISRAKLASSIRAIEEHYGRAVFDPQSTETRLTKTGRLAYEEALEELAKPSTPPEAPKPPAGGKAKASKGQGRAPVVKGQPKPYKRTQGR; via the coding sequence GTGAAGATCAGCCACCAGCGTCACTTCGTGGTCGCGGCCGAGGTGCTGCACCTGCCGAAGGCGGCGGATCAGCTCGGCATCTCGCGCGCGAAGCTCGCCTCCTCCATCCGCGCGATCGAGGAGCACTACGGCCGTGCCGTGTTCGACCCGCAGAGCACCGAGACGCGCCTGACGAAGACCGGCCGCCTCGCGTACGAGGAGGCCCTCGAGGAGCTGGCGAAGCCGTCGACCCCGCCCGAGGCGCCGAAGCCGCCGGCCGGCGGGAAGGCGAAGGCCTCCAAGGGCCAGGGCCGCGCGCCCGTCGTCAAGGGCCAGCCGAAGCCGTACAAGCGCACGCAGGGGCGCTGA
- a CDS encoding alpha/beta hydrolase yields MPATPPSFPSFRSRAAAIAALTLVATLAVPTAAQAAEPVHHPVTRPAASSHHQPSDVDQIVVPATADPGFGGGTIYAPRDTGRKVLGSVVVTPGFHGRKSDMAAYGTELAAEGFVVFTIDTRDRADLPDQRATEMLAAADYLTGRSAVTGEVSPDRVALLGYSMGGGGTLQAAQRRPSIKAALTLMPYDYPPAGDPKAVHPAYPELTVPTLIIIGQEDATAIPAKFGKPAYDSIPAGTPKQYLQLTGLGHAAGMGKPVATIRAAITAFLERYLDGDTAAAKQICPAPKVGGPISASTSSCPTS; encoded by the coding sequence ATGCCCGCAACACCCCCCTCCTTCCCCTCCTTCCGCTCCCGCGCCGCGGCGATCGCCGCCCTGACCCTCGTCGCCACCCTCGCCGTGCCCACGGCCGCCCAGGCGGCGGAGCCCGTCCACCACCCGGTGACGCGCCCCGCCGCCTCTTCCCACCACCAGCCGTCCGACGTCGACCAGATCGTCGTCCCCGCCACGGCGGATCCGGGCTTCGGCGGCGGCACGATCTACGCCCCGCGCGACACCGGGCGGAAGGTCCTCGGATCGGTCGTCGTCACCCCCGGGTTCCACGGCAGGAAGTCGGACATGGCCGCCTACGGCACCGAGCTCGCCGCGGAGGGCTTCGTCGTCTTCACCATCGACACGCGCGACCGCGCCGACCTCCCCGACCAGCGCGCCACCGAGATGCTCGCCGCCGCCGACTACCTCACCGGCAGGAGCGCCGTGACGGGCGAGGTCTCCCCCGACCGCGTCGCCCTCCTCGGCTACTCCATGGGCGGCGGCGGGACGCTCCAGGCCGCGCAGCGTCGCCCGTCGATCAAGGCCGCCCTGACCCTCATGCCGTACGACTACCCGCCCGCCGGCGACCCGAAGGCGGTCCACCCCGCGTACCCGGAGCTGACGGTGCCGACGCTCATCATCATCGGACAGGAGGACGCGACCGCGATCCCGGCGAAGTTCGGCAAGCCCGCCTACGACTCGATCCCGGCCGGCACCCCGAAGCAGTACCTCCAGCTCACGGGGCTCGGCCACGCGGCCGGGATGGGGAAGCCGGTCGCCACGATCCGGGCCGCCATCACCGCGTTCCTCGAGCGGTACCTCGACGGCGACACCGCCGCCGCGAAGCAGATCTGCCCGGCGCCGAAGGTCGGCGGCCCCATCAGCGCCTCGACCAGCTCCTGCCCCACGAGCTGA
- a CDS encoding Panacea domain-containing protein, protein MKLQKLLYFAASEYAKRTGSDSLLSEPFMMWKYGPVVRSVYDEFRSYGAGRIRTYAKDARGKALSINDR, encoded by the coding sequence ATGAAGCTACAAAAGCTACTGTACTTCGCCGCTAGCGAGTATGCGAAACGAACCGGTAGTGACTCTTTATTGAGTGAGCCATTTATGATGTGGAAATATGGACCCGTCGTAAGAAGTGTATATGACGAATTTCGCTCCTATGGAGCAGGTAGAATTCGTACGTACGCGAAAGACGCCCGGGGAAAAGCCCTTTCTATCAATGATAGATAA
- a CDS encoding AMP-binding protein, protein MPEANSSYRAARDLLQEMRTDRTAAAARFRWPDVGESFNWAVDWFDGIARGNDRVALHVVAGDGSERRLTFDEMATRSDRVATWLVARGVRKGDHVMLMLGNRVELWETMLAIMKAGAVILPTSTVLGSADLTDRVVRAGVRHVIADLAHTAVFDDVPGEYARIAIGATGDTSVPAGWADYRDADDAPGDRVGVAVASTDPALVYFTSGTTSKPKMVVHTHVSYPVGHLTTAYWLGLQPGDVHLAISSPGWGKHAWSCFFAPWIAEATVFVHDYARFDAHALVEQLDRAEVTTFCAPPTVWRMLIQAGIRERPGRLREIMSAGEPLNPEVIARIEEWWGLTIRDGYGQTETTAIVANAPGDPVVPGSMGRALPGADLVLVDPVTGEPADEGEICLDLTTRPVNLMAGYLGDDARTAESLRDGFFHTGDVARRDADGSITFIGRTDDIFKSSDYKVSPFEVESVLIEHPAVAEAAVVGAPDDVRLNVAKAYVHLAAGWEPDADTALAVLKHAREKSPAFMRVRRVEFGELPKTASGKIRRVELRQREVEAADAGERLEGEWRDDQFPGLRAR, encoded by the coding sequence ATGCCCGAAGCCAACTCCTCCTACCGCGCCGCCCGTGACCTCCTTCAGGAGATGCGCACCGACCGGACAGCCGCCGCGGCGCGCTTCCGGTGGCCGGACGTGGGGGAGTCCTTCAACTGGGCGGTCGACTGGTTCGACGGAATCGCGCGCGGGAACGACCGGGTGGCGCTGCACGTCGTGGCGGGCGACGGATCCGAGCGCCGCCTCACCTTCGACGAGATGGCGACGCGCTCCGACCGCGTCGCGACCTGGCTCGTCGCCCGCGGCGTCCGGAAGGGCGACCACGTCATGCTCATGCTCGGCAACCGGGTGGAGCTGTGGGAGACGATGCTCGCGATCATGAAGGCGGGCGCCGTCATCCTGCCGACCTCGACCGTGCTCGGGTCCGCCGACCTCACGGACCGCGTCGTGCGCGCGGGCGTGCGCCACGTCATCGCCGACCTCGCGCACACCGCCGTCTTCGACGACGTGCCGGGGGAGTACGCGCGCATCGCGATCGGCGCGACGGGCGACACGTCGGTGCCCGCGGGCTGGGCCGACTACCGCGACGCCGACGACGCGCCCGGCGACCGGGTGGGCGTCGCGGTCGCGTCCACGGATCCCGCGCTCGTCTACTTCACGTCCGGCACCACGAGCAAGCCGAAGATGGTCGTGCACACGCACGTCTCGTATCCGGTCGGCCACCTGACGACCGCCTACTGGCTCGGGCTGCAGCCGGGCGACGTGCACCTCGCCATCAGCTCGCCCGGCTGGGGCAAGCACGCGTGGAGCTGCTTCTTCGCGCCGTGGATCGCCGAGGCCACCGTCTTCGTGCACGACTACGCGCGCTTCGACGCGCACGCGCTCGTGGAGCAGCTGGACCGGGCCGAGGTGACGACGTTCTGCGCGCCGCCGACCGTGTGGCGCATGCTCATCCAGGCGGGGATCCGCGAGCGGCCCGGGAGGCTGCGGGAGATCATGTCCGCCGGCGAGCCGCTCAACCCCGAGGTCATCGCGCGCATCGAGGAGTGGTGGGGCCTCACCATCCGCGACGGCTACGGCCAGACCGAGACCACCGCCATCGTCGCGAACGCGCCCGGCGACCCCGTCGTGCCGGGCTCGATGGGCCGGGCGCTGCCGGGCGCCGACCTCGTCCTCGTCGATCCCGTGACCGGCGAGCCCGCCGACGAGGGCGAGATCTGCCTCGACCTCACCACCCGGCCCGTGAACCTCATGGCCGGCTACCTCGGCGACGACGCCCGCACCGCCGAGTCGCTGCGCGACGGCTTCTTCCACACGGGCGACGTGGCCCGCCGCGACGCCGACGGGTCCATCACCTTCATCGGCCGCACCGACGACATCTTCAAGTCCTCCGACTACAAGGTCTCGCCGTTCGAGGTCGAGAGCGTGCTCATCGAGCACCCGGCCGTCGCGGAGGCCGCGGTCGTGGGCGCGCCGGACGACGTGCGCCTCAACGTCGCGAAGGCGTACGTGCACCTCGCCGCCGGGTGGGAGCCCGACGCGGACACCGCGCTCGCCGTGCTCAAGCACGCGCGGGAGAAGAGCCCCGCCTTCATGCGCGTGCGCCGCGTCGAGTTCGGCGAGCTGCCGAAGACCGCGTCGGGGAAGATCCGCCGGGTCGAGCTGCGGCAGCGCGAGGTCGAGGCGGCGGACGCGGGCGAGCGGCTCGAGGGGGAGTGGCGCGACGACCAGTTCCCGGGTCTGCGGGCGCGCTGA
- a CDS encoding amidohydrolase yields MSGLLLAGGRLPGCDAPVDVLVRDGVIASVGPAGSADASGVETRALDGRFVIPGLWDNHVHFTQWTKVSRRLDLSRASSAEEAVALVRDALATRAASAGSGPVTGAGTPEALVGYGFRDALWPDIPSKDLLDAVAGDTPVLLVSGDLHCCWASSAALAPHGYGDHPTGLLREDDCFDFMYRVEEGDASSLDAQAVQVAREAARRGVVGVVDLEIDGNADRWRRLAALGHDALRVEAGIWPQDFDRARVEGLRTGDVLDGTGGLVRVGPSKVVTDGSLNTRTAYCFDPYPDLDGQGGDAHGGACGQLSVPPDELRGLMERAARQGLRPAIHAIGDHANRLALDAFAHLDRVLGGAHRDADGLAGSIEHAQLLTHEDVARFAALGVVASVQPEHAMDDRDIADVYWAGRTARAFALADLRAAGTRLALGSDAPVAPLDPWATMSAAVGRSRDGREPWHPEQAIDRAAALDASVRTRVASGERADLAVVERDPLAASTSADDLRAMRVSATLLGGRLTHDTLGG; encoded by the coding sequence GTGAGCGGCCTGCTCCTCGCGGGCGGACGCCTGCCCGGATGCGACGCGCCCGTCGACGTGCTCGTGCGTGACGGCGTCATCGCGTCCGTGGGTCCCGCCGGATCCGCGGACGCGTCCGGCGTCGAGACCCGCGCCCTCGACGGCCGGTTCGTGATCCCGGGCCTCTGGGACAACCACGTGCACTTCACGCAGTGGACCAAGGTGTCCCGCCGCCTCGACCTGTCGCGGGCGTCGTCCGCGGAGGAGGCCGTCGCGCTCGTGCGGGACGCGCTCGCGACCCGCGCGGCCTCCGCCGGATCCGGCCCTGTCACGGGCGCCGGCACCCCCGAGGCGCTGGTCGGCTACGGCTTCCGCGACGCCCTCTGGCCCGACATCCCGAGCAAGGACCTGCTCGACGCCGTCGCCGGCGACACGCCCGTGCTCCTCGTCAGCGGCGACCTGCACTGCTGCTGGGCGAGCTCGGCCGCGCTCGCGCCCCACGGCTACGGGGACCACCCCACCGGGCTCCTGCGCGAGGACGACTGCTTCGACTTCATGTACCGCGTGGAGGAGGGCGACGCGTCATCGCTCGACGCGCAGGCCGTGCAGGTCGCCCGCGAGGCCGCCCGACGCGGCGTGGTCGGCGTCGTCGACCTCGAGATCGACGGGAACGCCGACCGCTGGCGCCGCCTCGCCGCCCTCGGGCACGACGCGCTCCGCGTGGAGGCCGGCATCTGGCCGCAGGACTTCGACCGGGCGCGTGTCGAGGGCCTGCGGACGGGCGACGTGCTCGACGGCACCGGTGGGCTCGTGCGCGTGGGACCGTCGAAGGTCGTCACCGACGGATCCCTCAACACCCGTACCGCGTACTGCTTCGACCCGTACCCCGACCTCGACGGCCAGGGCGGCGACGCGCACGGCGGCGCGTGCGGCCAGCTCTCCGTGCCGCCGGACGAGCTGCGCGGGCTCATGGAGCGCGCCGCGCGGCAGGGGCTGCGGCCCGCGATCCACGCCATCGGCGACCACGCGAACCGGCTCGCGCTCGACGCGTTCGCGCACCTCGACCGGGTGCTCGGGGGCGCGCACCGCGACGCGGACGGGCTCGCCGGATCCATCGAGCACGCCCAGCTGCTGACGCACGAGGACGTCGCGCGGTTCGCCGCGCTCGGCGTGGTCGCGAGCGTCCAGCCCGAGCACGCCATGGACGACCGCGACATCGCCGACGTCTACTGGGCCGGGCGCACCGCCCGCGCCTTCGCGCTCGCCGACCTCCGCGCGGCGGGCACGCGCCTGGCGCTCGGCTCCGACGCGCCCGTCGCGCCGCTGGATCCATGGGCCACCATGAGCGCCGCCGTCGGCCGGTCGCGCGACGGCCGGGAGCCCTGGCACCCCGAGCAGGCCATCGACCGGGCCGCCGCGCTCGACGCCTCCGTCCGCACGCGCGTGGCGTCGGGGGAGCGGGCCGACCTCGCGGTCGTGGAGCGGGATCCGCTCGCCGCCTCCACCTCCGCCGACGACCTCCGCGCGATGCGGGTGTCCGCCACGCTCCTCGGCGGCCGCCTCACGCACGACACGCTCGGCGGCTGA
- a CDS encoding alpha/beta fold hydrolase: MTEITAHHGLLKDTNLHVDDTGGTGRPVVLIHGWPLSGESWSKQVPAFEAAGFRVITYDRRGFGRSDKPLTGYDYDTFASDLDAVLTALDLVDVTLVGFSMGGGEIARYIGTRGEARLHSVVFASAVPPYLEKTDDNPDGPLTKDAAAEMTAGLTKDEDSFYDEFTTGFYSANGVLKVTEAERQEAIALAHQSKKHAALASMAAFATTDFRDDLTKVTVPTLVIHGDSDATVPFEGSGARTHQAIAGSELHVVKDAPHGVTVSHPEEWNQAVLEFLKK, from the coding sequence ATGACCGAGATCACCGCCCACCACGGGCTCCTGAAGGACACGAACCTGCACGTCGACGACACCGGGGGCACGGGACGCCCCGTGGTCCTGATCCACGGCTGGCCGCTGTCCGGCGAGTCGTGGAGCAAGCAGGTGCCCGCGTTCGAGGCCGCCGGCTTCCGCGTCATCACGTACGACCGCCGCGGCTTCGGTCGCAGCGACAAACCGCTCACCGGCTACGACTACGACACCTTCGCGTCCGACCTCGACGCGGTGCTCACCGCGCTCGACCTCGTCGACGTCACGCTCGTCGGCTTCTCGATGGGCGGCGGCGAGATCGCCCGCTACATCGGCACCCGCGGCGAGGCGCGCCTGCACAGCGTCGTGTTCGCCTCCGCGGTGCCGCCGTACCTGGAGAAGACCGACGACAACCCGGACGGCCCGCTCACCAAGGACGCGGCCGCCGAGATGACCGCCGGCCTCACCAAGGACGAGGACTCCTTCTACGACGAGTTCACGACCGGCTTCTACTCGGCGAACGGCGTACTCAAGGTCACCGAGGCCGAGCGCCAGGAGGCCATCGCCCTCGCGCATCAGTCGAAGAAGCACGCGGCGCTCGCGTCGATGGCCGCGTTCGCGACCACGGACTTCCGCGACGACCTCACGAAGGTCACCGTGCCGACGCTCGTCATCCACGGCGACAGCGACGCGACCGTGCCGTTCGAGGGATCCGGCGCGCGTACGCACCAGGCCATCGCCGGCTCGGAGCTGCACGTCGTGAAGGACGCCCCGCACGGCGTCACGGTCAGCCACCCCGAGGAGTGGAACCAGGCCGTGCTGGAGTTCCTCAAGAAGTAG
- a CDS encoding FMN-binding negative transcriptional regulator, which produces MRENPSFALEDVAEIRRLVDGNPWATIVSGTGAGLVASHYPVLLDPDRDDLTLLTHVGRPDERIHELGQRDGADGEVLVIVQGPHGYVSPGWYDADPAVPTWNHVSAHLTCRVEILSPEENLRVLGQLVDRFEDRMPEPRRMEGTPEDAAYAARISAGTVGLRLVATRFVAKAKLSQNKSAHVVERVLHELEHGAEYPNPALAAEMRRARARAEGGSAGADA; this is translated from the coding sequence GTGAGGGAGAACCCGTCGTTCGCGCTCGAGGACGTCGCCGAGATCCGCCGCCTCGTGGACGGGAACCCGTGGGCCACGATCGTCAGCGGCACGGGAGCCGGGCTCGTCGCCTCGCATTACCCGGTGCTGCTGGATCCCGACCGCGACGACCTCACGCTCCTCACCCACGTCGGCCGCCCCGACGAGCGGATCCACGAGCTCGGCCAGCGCGACGGCGCCGACGGCGAGGTGCTCGTCATCGTCCAGGGGCCGCACGGCTACGTGTCGCCCGGCTGGTACGACGCCGACCCCGCCGTGCCCACCTGGAACCACGTCAGCGCGCACCTGACGTGCCGCGTCGAGATCCTCTCGCCCGAGGAGAACCTGCGGGTGCTCGGGCAGCTGGTCGACCGCTTCGAGGACCGCATGCCCGAGCCGCGCCGCATGGAGGGGACGCCCGAGGACGCGGCCTACGCCGCCCGCATCAGCGCCGGCACCGTCGGCCTCCGGCTCGTCGCCACGCGGTTCGTCGCGAAGGCGAAGCTCAGCCAGAACAAGTCGGCGCACGTCGTCGAGCGCGTGCTCCACGAGCTGGAGCACGGCGCGGAGTACCCGAACCCGGCGCTCGCCGCGGAGATGCGGCGCGCCCGAGCCCGGGCCGAGGGCGGCTCCGCCGGGGCCGACGCGTGA
- a CDS encoding NAD(P)H-hydrate epimerase — translation MSKTFNPSELIDGYAAADIRAAEAPLLAAGAQLMRVAAAGLARVCRAEAPDGAVLVLVGAGNNGGDAMLAAAELARDGREVRVIRTASRVHEVGAARAAAAGVPITPSEELDDVGVAALGRASALVVDRILGIGTTASPALRGEARRVVAALLPVVGDAGGPVVVACDIPSGVGCDDGAVPDPTVLPADVTVTFGAGKPGLLRGPGRALAGRVELVDVGLDLSGSTPLVRAAP, via the coding sequence ATGTCGAAAACTTTTAACCCGAGCGAATTGATTGACGGCTACGCGGCCGCGGACATCCGCGCCGCCGAGGCCCCGCTGCTGGCGGCCGGGGCGCAGCTCATGCGCGTCGCGGCCGCGGGCCTCGCGCGCGTCTGCCGCGCCGAGGCGCCCGACGGGGCCGTGCTCGTGCTGGTCGGCGCGGGGAACAACGGCGGCGACGCGATGCTCGCGGCGGCCGAGCTCGCGCGGGACGGCCGCGAGGTGCGGGTGATCCGCACGGCGTCGCGCGTCCACGAGGTCGGCGCCGCGCGGGCGGCCGCTGCGGGCGTGCCGATCACGCCGTCCGAGGAGCTCGACGACGTGGGCGTGGCGGCGCTCGGCCGGGCGTCCGCGCTCGTCGTCGACAGGATCCTCGGCATCGGCACCACAGCGAGCCCCGCCCTCCGCGGCGAGGCGCGCCGCGTGGTCGCCGCGCTCCTCCCGGTCGTCGGCGACGCGGGCGGCCCGGTCGTCGTGGCGTGCGACATCCCGAGCGGCGTCGGCTGCGACGACGGGGCGGTGCCGGATCCGACCGTGCTGCCCGCCGACGTCACGGTGACGTTCGGCGCGGGCAAGCCCGGCCTGCTGCGTGGCCCCGGCCGCGCGCTCGCGGGCCGCGTGGAGCTGGTCGACGTGGGGCTCGACCTCTCCGGGTCGACGCCGCTGGTGCGTGCCGCGCCCTGA
- a CDS encoding (deoxy)nucleoside triphosphate pyrophosphohydrolase: protein MAGLEVVAAVLIRDGRALACRRAAHKPGAGTWEFPGGKVEPGETPQAALAREIREELGVDVTVGALVDRSEVPVGDRVIDLACYLVDPTGPLPTASTDHDELRWVPVADLGDLDWSAPDLPAVRRLLLEARHPGADWVIDLGGMPPAPDPSRDAHAARLSELSDGYAQAVAELQAGVRAARADGLDEHRIAVAARLSLADVRAMLG from the coding sequence ATGGCGGGACTCGAGGTCGTGGCGGCGGTGCTGATCCGCGACGGGCGCGCGCTCGCCTGCCGACGCGCGGCGCACAAGCCGGGTGCGGGCACGTGGGAGTTCCCAGGCGGCAAGGTCGAGCCGGGCGAGACGCCGCAGGCGGCGCTCGCGCGGGAGATCCGCGAGGAGCTGGGCGTCGACGTGACGGTCGGCGCGCTCGTCGACCGCTCCGAGGTGCCCGTGGGCGATCGCGTCATCGACCTCGCCTGCTACCTCGTGGATCCGACGGGGCCGCTGCCGACCGCCAGCACCGACCACGACGAGCTGCGCTGGGTGCCCGTCGCCGACCTCGGCGACCTCGACTGGTCGGCGCCGGACCTGCCGGCGGTGCGTCGCCTCCTGCTCGAGGCCCGGCACCCGGGCGCGGACTGGGTCATCGACCTCGGTGGGATGCCACCGGCCCCCGACCCGTCCCGGGACGCGCACGCCGCACGCCTGTCGGAGCTGTCGGACGGGTACGCGCAAGCCGTCGCCGAGCTCCAGGCGGGCGTGCGCGCCGCCCGCGCCGACGGGCTCGACGAGCACCGCATCGCGGTCGCCGCGCGGCTCTCGCTCGCCGATGTGCGGGCGATGCTCGGCTGA
- a CDS encoding NADPH:quinone reductase produces the protein MRAITYTRTGAPDVLQPVDRDEAAPGPGEVRVRVVVSGVNPTDWKSRDGGAPGQELPFPEVVPNQDGSGIVDAVGPDVTDLAVGDRVWIMLAAHGRPTGTAQEKTVLPVDRVAPLPDGLSFDLGASLGVPAVTAHRALTVSEDGPSRLAPGALAGKHVLVAGGAGAVGHAAIQLARWAGATVITTVSSPEKGALATAAGAHHVVDYKHGDAVAEIRSIAPDGVDLVVEVAPAQNAELNQAVAKNRASVAVYANNGGDTVTLPVVDSFVKNLRYQFLLLYTVGQEALDAARADIHLALIDGALPVGEEAGLPVTRFPLERTADAHQAVEDGVTGKVLIDVTGA, from the coding sequence ATGAGAGCGATCACCTACACCCGCACGGGTGCCCCCGACGTCCTGCAGCCCGTCGACCGCGACGAGGCCGCCCCCGGCCCCGGCGAGGTGCGCGTCCGCGTCGTCGTCTCGGGCGTGAACCCCACCGACTGGAAGTCCCGCGACGGCGGCGCGCCCGGCCAGGAGCTGCCGTTCCCCGAGGTCGTCCCAAACCAGGATGGCTCCGGGATCGTCGACGCGGTCGGCCCCGACGTCACCGACCTCGCCGTCGGCGACCGCGTCTGGATCATGCTGGCCGCCCACGGCCGCCCCACCGGCACCGCGCAGGAGAAGACCGTCCTGCCCGTCGACCGCGTCGCGCCGCTGCCCGACGGCCTCTCCTTCGACCTCGGCGCGAGCCTCGGCGTCCCCGCCGTCACGGCGCACCGCGCGCTCACCGTCTCCGAGGACGGCCCCTCGCGCCTCGCGCCTGGGGCCCTCGCCGGGAAGCATGTGCTCGTCGCGGGCGGCGCGGGAGCGGTCGGCCACGCGGCCATCCAGCTCGCGCGCTGGGCTGGCGCGACCGTGATCACCACGGTCAGCTCGCCCGAGAAGGGCGCCCTCGCGACGGCCGCCGGCGCGCACCACGTCGTCGACTACAAGCACGGCGACGCCGTCGCGGAGATCCGGTCGATCGCGCCCGACGGCGTCGACCTGGTCGTCGAGGTCGCCCCCGCGCAGAACGCCGAGCTCAACCAGGCGGTCGCGAAGAACCGCGCCTCGGTCGCCGTGTACGCGAACAACGGCGGCGACACCGTCACCCTGCCCGTGGTCGACAGCTTCGTGAAGAACCTGCGCTACCAGTTCCTGCTGCTGTACACGGTGGGCCAGGAGGCGCTCGACGCCGCCCGCGCGGACATCCACCTCGCGCTCATCGACGGCGCGCTCCCGGTGGGCGAGGAGGCGGGCCTGCCCGTCACGCGCTTCCCGCTCGAGCGCACGGCCGACGCCCACCAGGCCGTCGAGGACGGCGTGACCGGCAAGGTGCTGATCGACGTGACCGGGGCCTGA
- a CDS encoding esterase — protein MTGAPPSDDDPGRGDAADPHGAPEAHPAAGSRALSTGPLASLRSATIGRIQYRVLYREMRRATFPRDSPTGSLPGPDPYGLAVVGEGTAVGYQTVSHDLGVAGQVAHKLAVRTGRGVFWSVQSFPDFTVRSWRAGLDAFPAWASTDVAVLALGIGDAIRHTPTPLWESLLDACITGMQSRMPAGALVLVTEVPPLENSPVTPSLIAGPVGRHADALNRSTRRVVARHERVESVPFPAWRIPEFTAPNPEDTLYGRVYRAWAELLVERIAPS, from the coding sequence ATGACCGGCGCACCGCCCTCCGACGACGACCCGGGTCGCGGCGACGCCGCGGACCCGCACGGCGCACCGGAGGCCCACCCCGCGGCGGGCTCGCGGGCGCTCTCGACCGGCCCGCTCGCGTCGCTCCGGTCGGCGACGATCGGGCGCATCCAGTACCGCGTGCTCTACCGCGAGATGCGGCGCGCCACCTTCCCGCGCGACTCCCCCACGGGCTCGCTGCCGGGGCCGGATCCCTACGGCCTGGCCGTCGTGGGCGAGGGCACCGCGGTGGGCTACCAGACCGTGTCGCACGACCTCGGGGTCGCCGGGCAGGTCGCGCACAAGCTCGCCGTCCGCACCGGCCGCGGCGTCTTCTGGTCGGTGCAGTCCTTCCCCGACTTCACCGTGCGCTCCTGGCGCGCGGGCCTCGACGCGTTCCCCGCCTGGGCGAGCACCGACGTCGCCGTCCTCGCGCTCGGCATCGGCGACGCCATCCGCCACACCCCGACGCCGCTGTGGGAGTCGCTGCTCGACGCGTGCATCACGGGCATGCAGTCGCGCATGCCCGCGGGAGCGCTCGTGCTCGTGACGGAGGTCCCGCCGCTCGAGAACTCGCCCGTCACGCCGTCGCTCATCGCCGGCCCCGTCGGGCGCCACGCCGACGCGCTGAACCGCAGCACCCGCCGCGTCGTCGCGCGGCACGAGCGGGTCGAGAGCGTGCCGTTCCCGGCCTGGCGGATCCCCGAGTTCACGGCGCCGAACCCCGAGGACACCCTCTACGGCCGCGTCTACCGGGCGTGGGCGGAGCTGCTGGTGGAGCGGATCGCGCCGTCGTGA